In one window of Demequina sp. NBRC 110054 DNA:
- a CDS encoding M50 family metallopeptidase, translating into MREIWDRLWADVTTDIVASPQAALIPLAVVVGVLAVPSLWHLARHVVTIFHEAGHGFVATLTGRRVRGIRLHSDTSGLTESVGQEKRLPLSLMAFAGYPAPGVLGIGAAALIAAGYPLALLWIVVVVLLLVLVQIRNFYGFLVMVLALAATVAVAWYAPTEWRVGVAYGVAWLLLLGAVRAVVELGGSRRRGGAAGSDADALARLTRVPGGVWVALFWLVTVGCAVGGAWLMLAGLLPE; encoded by the coding sequence GTGCGTGAGATCTGGGACCGGCTGTGGGCCGATGTGACCACCGACATCGTGGCGTCGCCGCAGGCCGCGCTGATCCCGCTCGCGGTGGTGGTCGGCGTCCTTGCCGTGCCGTCGCTGTGGCACCTGGCGCGCCATGTGGTGACGATCTTCCACGAGGCGGGTCACGGGTTCGTGGCGACGCTGACCGGGCGACGCGTGCGCGGGATCCGGCTCCACTCGGACACGTCCGGCCTGACGGAGTCGGTGGGCCAGGAGAAGCGGCTTCCGCTGTCGCTCATGGCGTTCGCGGGCTATCCCGCGCCCGGCGTGCTCGGGATCGGAGCGGCGGCGCTCATCGCCGCGGGGTATCCGCTCGCTCTGCTGTGGATCGTGGTCGTGGTGCTGCTGCTCGTGCTGGTGCAGATCCGGAACTTCTACGGCTTCCTTGTGATGGTGCTCGCGCTCGCGGCCACCGTGGCGGTCGCCTGGTACGCGCCGACCGAGTGGCGTGTGGGCGTGGCATACGGCGTGGCGTGGCTGCTGCTGCTCGGGGCTGTGAGGGCCGTCGTGGAGCTCGGTGGCTCTCGGCGCCGCGGTGGGGCCGCCGGGTCCGACGCCGATGCGCTCGCGAGGCTCACGCGCGTGCCCGGGGGAGTGTGGGTGGCGCTGTTCTGGCTCGTGACCGTGGGGTGCGCGGTCGGTGGGGCGTGGCTGATGCTGGCGGGGCTGCTGCCTGAGTAG
- a CDS encoding alpha/beta fold hydrolase — MSTSVHVPRAARFRQAEVAMWAHRGLRPEERWVTVEELGIRVRALVHGEGRPVVFVHGTAKAAGVWAPLVAQMPGIKAIVLDRPGCGLSDPLPRMKVSPEGVRRAVDAYLTTVIDELADGRADVVGNSAGGMVALTYAAIRPDKVRTVIVEGVPAVEGMTLPLPLHAPRLSALQRVIVNYRVSERELKLAFRLVGHGDMVATKWMPPVDVAWRIALARHTDTYRNEMAMLGQTVTAAGPRPGWATSLDELESIEAPALWLIGKRDPFTPKVGVESWAERMPHSTLHVMPRQGHEPWMDDAAGNAGMIDQWWREIGEGPGLLDG, encoded by the coding sequence GTGAGCACCTCCGTCCACGTCCCGCGCGCCGCGCGCTTCCGCCAGGCGGAGGTGGCGATGTGGGCGCACCGCGGACTGCGCCCCGAGGAGCGCTGGGTCACGGTCGAGGAGCTCGGCATCCGCGTGCGTGCACTCGTGCACGGCGAGGGAAGGCCGGTCGTGTTCGTGCACGGCACCGCGAAGGCCGCCGGGGTGTGGGCGCCGCTCGTCGCCCAGATGCCGGGGATCAAGGCGATCGTCCTGGACCGACCCGGGTGCGGGCTGAGCGACCCGCTGCCCCGGATGAAGGTCTCGCCAGAGGGCGTGCGTCGCGCGGTCGACGCGTACCTCACGACGGTCATCGACGAGCTCGCGGACGGTCGCGCCGACGTGGTTGGCAACTCCGCGGGAGGGATGGTCGCGCTCACCTACGCGGCGATCCGTCCGGACAAGGTGCGCACCGTCATCGTCGAAGGAGTTCCCGCGGTCGAGGGGATGACCCTCCCGCTGCCCCTGCACGCGCCCCGGCTCAGCGCGCTGCAGCGCGTGATCGTGAACTACCGCGTCTCGGAGAGGGAGCTCAAGCTCGCGTTCCGGCTCGTCGGTCACGGCGACATGGTCGCCACGAAGTGGATGCCACCCGTGGACGTCGCGTGGCGCATCGCGCTCGCGCGCCACACCGACACGTACCGCAACGAGATGGCGATGCTCGGCCAGACCGTGACGGCGGCGGGTCCGCGGCCCGGCTGGGCGACGTCGCTCGACGAGCTCGAGAGCATCGAGGCGCCCGCGCTGTGGCTCATCGGCAAGCGCGACCCCTTCACGCCGAAGGTCGGCGTCGAGTCGTGGGCCGAGCGGATGCCGCATTCGACGCTGCACGTGATGCCGAGGCAGGGCCATGAGCCGTGGATGGACGATGCGGCGGGCAACGCCGGCATGATCGACCAGTGGTGGCGGGAGATCGGGGAAGGGCCCGGCCTCCTGGACGGTTGA
- a CDS encoding MarR family winged helix-turn-helix transcriptional regulator: protein MNDTPDETLEAARRLRLATNRIRRLTRQAGEPAGVTRSQEVVLLVLRREGPLSTAELAEIERVRPQSMGEIVRGLAAIGMVTKEPHPTDGRRELVNLTRVGRAVVERTSASRDAELATLIESRLDKDDRATLDSALEVLERLAAER, encoded by the coding sequence ATGAACGACACCCCCGACGAGACGCTCGAGGCCGCCCGCCGCCTCCGTCTCGCGACCAATCGCATCCGGCGCCTCACGCGCCAGGCCGGCGAGCCTGCAGGGGTCACCAGATCGCAAGAGGTGGTCCTTCTCGTCCTGAGACGAGAGGGCCCGCTCAGCACCGCCGAGCTCGCCGAGATCGAGCGCGTCCGCCCCCAGTCGATGGGAGAGATCGTCCGCGGCCTCGCCGCGATCGGCATGGTCACCAAGGAGCCGCATCCCACCGACGGGCGCCGCGAGCTCGTCAACCTCACCCGCGTCGGCCGGGCCGTCGTCGAGCGCACCAGCGCCTCGCGCGACGCCGAGCTGGCCACCCTCATCGAAAGCCGCCTGGACAAAGACGACCGTGCGACCCTCGACAGTGCCCTGGAGGTGCTCGAGCGGTTGGCGGCCGAGAGGTGA
- a CDS encoding DUF6318 family protein: protein MTGTKRTRGFALAVAALCGALLAGCTGSDGVVTEEPSPTVGTTSASSSTKPSSPSPSPTALSDEELLAMAPEGASQQTAQGAALMMQFFLEEYAAALKIPDSTAIEALSLPSCEFCADLLSDFDRLEIAEGHLESGAIEVDATSISAAADTDTDNVVIVKMNVQQTAFEYVDAAGMSLGGSAPGEFAISARMRLDDSIWRVEGVVVDDL from the coding sequence ATGACGGGGACAAAACGGACACGCGGGTTCGCGCTTGCGGTAGCCGCACTCTGCGGCGCACTGCTCGCGGGATGCACCGGGTCCGATGGCGTGGTCACCGAGGAGCCGTCGCCGACCGTCGGGACTACGAGCGCTAGCTCTTCGACCAAGCCCTCGTCGCCTTCCCCAAGCCCCACCGCGCTGAGTGACGAAGAACTGCTGGCGATGGCGCCGGAGGGCGCCAGCCAGCAGACGGCGCAGGGCGCGGCCCTCATGATGCAGTTCTTTCTGGAGGAGTATGCCGCGGCTCTGAAGATTCCCGACTCAACTGCGATTGAGGCGCTCTCACTTCCATCATGTGAGTTCTGCGCAGATCTGCTCAGCGACTTCGACAGGCTAGAGATCGCCGAAGGCCACCTCGAGTCCGGCGCAATCGAAGTGGATGCGACCTCCATCTCTGCCGCCGCGGATACGGATACGGACAACGTCGTGATCGTGAAGATGAACGTGCAGCAGACTGCGTTCGAGTACGTCGATGCTGCAGGCATGTCGCTCGGAGGCTCGGCTCCCGGCGAGTTCGCCATCTCGGCCCGCATGCGACTCGACGACTCGATCTGGCGCGTTGAGGGCGTTGTCGTCGATGATCTGTAG
- a CDS encoding ABC transporter permease — translation MSAPSASGTTATPASSAAKAPTIAEALTSGTRPPRPTAMSTSMTFGWRALLKIKHVPEQLFDVTVFPVMMTLLFTYLFGGALAGSVQDYIAYLAPGVLVQSVLFITMYTGTTLRTDIDRGVFDRFRSLPIWRPSALVGMLLGDAVRFAVASGITAAVCLAIGWRPGGGVVGVLAGIGLVLIFAFALGWIWTFLSMILRTPGAIMGVASFVLMPLLFGSNIFVDPSTMPGWLQAWVDVNPVSHLVTAVRALMDGTPVGAEVGWSLMWSAGLVAVFGSLTMWRYQDPQ, via the coding sequence CCCCCTCCGCGTCGGGAACGACGGCGACGCCCGCATCGTCCGCGGCCAAGGCGCCGACGATCGCCGAGGCGCTGACCTCGGGCACCCGTCCGCCGAGACCGACGGCGATGTCTACGTCGATGACGTTCGGCTGGCGAGCGCTGCTCAAGATCAAGCACGTGCCCGAGCAGCTGTTCGACGTCACGGTCTTCCCCGTGATGATGACGCTGCTGTTCACGTACCTGTTCGGCGGCGCGCTCGCGGGCTCCGTGCAGGACTACATCGCGTACCTCGCGCCGGGCGTGCTCGTGCAGTCGGTCCTGTTCATCACGATGTACACGGGCACGACGCTCCGGACCGACATCGACCGCGGCGTCTTCGACCGGTTCCGTTCGCTGCCGATCTGGCGGCCCTCGGCGCTCGTGGGGATGCTGCTGGGCGATGCCGTGCGGTTCGCGGTGGCCTCGGGCATCACCGCGGCCGTGTGCCTCGCGATCGGCTGGCGGCCGGGCGGGGGAGTCGTGGGTGTGCTCGCGGGCATCGGGCTCGTGCTGATCTTCGCCTTCGCGCTGGGCTGGATCTGGACGTTCCTGTCGATGATCCTGCGCACGCCCGGCGCGATCATGGGCGTCGCGAGCTTCGTGCTGATGCCGCTCCTGTTCGGCTCGAACATCTTCGTCGACCCGTCGACCATGCCCGGCTGGCTCCAGGCCTGGGTCGACGTCAACCCGGTGTCCCACCTGGTCACGGCCGTGCGCGCGCTCATGGACGGCACGCCCGTCGGCGCGGAGGTCGGCTGGTCGCTCATGTGGTCCGCGGGGCTCGTGGCCGTGTTCGGGTCCCTCACGATGTGGCGGTACCAGGATCCTCAGTGA
- a CDS encoding alpha/beta fold hydrolase: MERLSLEHDGRAVGWYDAGTGGGDALALIWHHGSPNIGEPPEPLFSLADELGIRMLGFDRPGYGGSDAMPARSVADIAPLAEAVADAAGAERFAVVGHSGGGPHALACAALLPSRVSAVVTLAGVAPLVAPEDGPSGLGTSWWDGMHSVGTAELKAALKGGEALEELLASEEWDPSTFTDRDLEALDGRWSWFNRIAAAGVETGVGGLVADDLAFVRPWGFSVTDVTASTRIVQGDEDRIVPVQHGGWLAEAVPEAEYQVRSGDGHLTVVDAAFEALEWIAERR, from the coding sequence ATGGAGCGACTGAGCCTTGAGCACGACGGGCGCGCCGTCGGCTGGTACGACGCTGGCACGGGCGGGGGCGATGCGCTCGCCCTGATCTGGCACCACGGCTCGCCGAATATCGGGGAGCCTCCCGAGCCGCTGTTCTCGCTCGCCGACGAGCTCGGGATCCGCATGTTGGGTTTCGACCGGCCCGGGTACGGCGGCTCCGACGCGATGCCCGCGCGCTCCGTCGCCGACATCGCGCCGCTCGCGGAGGCCGTGGCGGACGCGGCGGGGGCCGAGCGATTCGCGGTCGTCGGGCACTCGGGTGGCGGGCCGCACGCGCTCGCGTGCGCCGCGCTGCTGCCCTCGCGCGTCAGCGCCGTGGTGACCCTCGCCGGTGTGGCGCCGCTCGTCGCGCCAGAGGACGGGCCGTCGGGGCTCGGGACCTCGTGGTGGGACGGGATGCATTCCGTCGGCACCGCTGAGCTCAAGGCCGCCCTCAAGGGAGGCGAGGCGCTCGAGGAGCTGCTGGCCAGTGAGGAGTGGGACCCCTCGACCTTCACCGATCGCGATCTCGAGGCCCTCGACGGGCGCTGGAGCTGGTTCAACCGGATCGCGGCCGCGGGGGTCGAGACGGGTGTCGGCGGGCTCGTGGCGGACGACCTGGCCTTCGTGAGGCCGTGGGGCTTCTCGGTGACCGACGTGACCGCCTCCACCCGCATCGTCCAGGGAGACGAGGACCGCATCGTCCCTGTGCAGCACGGCGGCTGGCTCGCTGAGGCCGTGCCCGAGGCCGAGTACCAGGTGCGTTCAGGGGACGGCCACCTGACGGTCGTGGACGCCGCATTCGAGGCGCTCGAATGGATCGCGGAACGGCGCTGA
- a CDS encoding HNH endonuclease signature motif containing protein: MESPRHPQAWLLLAAGENRQYGGNSGYEDEADVFYSWDSTVKNHAEIAVGDRIALWDKERLLGISVIEQIDKTESTKIRSRCPECGRTNISERITKSPRFKCQKCYAEFETPVAETVPVTQYQSRHDAAWTSLDGLLDGPQLRSLCLSPASQHSMRSMDWEALQDAISDNGATRAIERVASRTPEFAEVNQQIEVSPMRSGHTQSVVRVRRGQQQFRKRILSLFGERCAFTGSAPKRVLEAGHLYSYADLGEHHEHGGLMLRRDIHKLFDDGGLAVDPTSLAVDVAPELEPYPQYAGLHGRNLEVDLQDEHIGWLEKHWSEHRT, encoded by the coding sequence ATGGAATCGCCGCGGCACCCCCAAGCGTGGCTGCTGCTCGCCGCCGGCGAGAACCGCCAGTACGGGGGAAATTCCGGCTACGAGGACGAGGCAGACGTCTTCTACAGCTGGGACAGCACCGTGAAGAACCATGCGGAGATCGCCGTCGGGGATCGAATCGCACTCTGGGACAAAGAGCGGCTCCTGGGCATCTCCGTCATTGAGCAAATCGACAAGACCGAGTCCACGAAGATTCGGTCCCGGTGCCCTGAATGCGGCCGCACGAACATCAGCGAGCGAATCACCAAGAGCCCTCGCTTCAAGTGCCAAAAGTGCTACGCGGAGTTCGAGACGCCCGTCGCAGAGACCGTTCCCGTCACGCAGTACCAGTCGCGACACGACGCCGCCTGGACGTCGCTGGACGGACTGCTTGATGGCCCGCAGCTGCGAAGCCTATGCCTCTCACCTGCCAGCCAGCACAGCATGCGAAGCATGGACTGGGAGGCCCTCCAAGACGCGATCTCCGACAACGGCGCCACCCGAGCAATCGAGAGAGTCGCGAGCAGAACGCCCGAGTTCGCAGAGGTGAACCAGCAGATTGAAGTGAGCCCCATGAGATCGGGGCACACTCAGTCAGTCGTGCGCGTCCGGCGCGGGCAACAGCAGTTCCGGAAGCGAATCCTGAGCCTCTTCGGCGAACGTTGCGCCTTCACTGGATCTGCGCCAAAGCGAGTGCTCGAGGCGGGGCACCTCTACAGCTATGCCGACCTCGGTGAGCACCACGAACATGGCGGACTCATGCTCCGGCGAGACATCCACAAACTCTTCGACGACGGCGGACTCGCGGTCGATCCGACTTCGCTCGCGGTGGATGTGGCGCCCGAACTGGAGCCCTACCCGCAGTACGCAGGACTGCACGGCCGCAACCTCGAAGTAGACCTGCAGGACGAGCACATCGGCTGGCTTGAGAAGCACTGGAGCGAACACCGCACGTAG
- a CDS encoding alpha/beta fold hydrolase — MVRTESRRDEARYRAAERAVWERRGIVPEEHWIEVRDLGIRVRALVHGEGRPVVFVHGNPTAGGVFVPLAAALPGIRAIVVDRPGCGLSDPMSYDGITPEGLHESAAAYLEAVILALAGDRADLVGNSAGGMAALVTAARRPERVHTVVLEGVPSVEGMRLPWLMRAATVGPVAGVASRHDVKARELKASLRAMGHGDTLDSGGVSREDLDYRLAVSRFSDTYRNDLDLLGRAASWRGPRPGWVPRASDLEAVAAPTLWLTGEHDPFTPPGGVGAWAARMPRATVHVLAGQGHQPWIDDPEGHAETIARWWESLAA, encoded by the coding sequence ATGGTGAGGACGGAGTCGCGCAGGGACGAGGCGCGCTACCGGGCCGCCGAGCGGGCGGTCTGGGAGCGGCGCGGGATCGTCCCCGAGGAGCACTGGATCGAGGTCCGCGACCTCGGGATCCGCGTGCGGGCTCTCGTGCACGGCGAGGGCCGCCCCGTCGTCTTCGTCCACGGCAACCCGACCGCGGGAGGGGTCTTCGTGCCGCTCGCCGCGGCGCTGCCCGGCATACGCGCGATCGTCGTGGACCGCCCCGGCTGCGGGCTGAGCGACCCGATGAGCTACGACGGGATCACCCCCGAGGGCCTGCACGAGTCCGCCGCGGCGTACCTCGAGGCGGTCATCCTGGCGCTCGCGGGCGACCGGGCGGATCTGGTGGGCAACTCCGCGGGAGGCATGGCGGCGCTCGTGACCGCGGCGCGCAGGCCCGAGCGCGTGCACACCGTGGTGCTCGAGGGCGTGCCCTCCGTCGAGGGGATGCGGCTGCCGTGGCTGATGCGCGCGGCGACCGTGGGGCCCGTGGCGGGCGTCGCCTCCCGGCACGACGTCAAGGCGCGCGAGTTGAAGGCCTCGCTGCGCGCGATGGGCCACGGCGACACGCTCGACTCGGGCGGCGTCTCGCGCGAGGACCTTGACTACCGCCTCGCGGTCTCGCGCTTCTCGGACACCTATCGCAACGACCTCGACCTGCTCGGCCGCGCGGCGTCGTGGCGGGGGCCTCGGCCGGGCTGGGTGCCGCGCGCGTCCGACCTCGAGGCCGTCGCGGCACCGACCCTGTGGCTCACCGGCGAGCACGACCCGTTCACGCCGCCGGGAGGCGTCGGCGCGTGGGCGGCGCGGATGCCGCGCGCGACCGTGCACGTGCTGGCGGGGCAGGGGCATCAGCCGTGGATCGACGACCCCGAGGGGCACGCGGAGACGATCGCGCGGTGGTGGGAGTCCCTGGCCGCGTAG
- a CDS encoding MFS transporter: protein MTPAEEAARDRSAQERAERTGFGPRFAFAALTGPALNPLNTTMIAVALVPIAEATGVSTATALWLVAGLYLVSSVGQPTWGRLADLFGPRRVYLLGLAFAALGGLIPAFVPTFGGVLAARMLIGLGTSAQYPAAMALISDQEARLKREPPHSLLATLTLASLVSISVGPVLGGLLVHFFSWRAIFLVNVPAALVISALALRYLPPDRSRPAGVGRRDLPLHAALDIPGIVLFAGTTVSSLVFLLDIEEGLWGLLPVALAFGTMLVLWERRARRPFVDVRMLARNGALSRTYLRFFLSYIGIFAVMYSVSPWLQEARGYDADIVGWMLLPSALLAIGANRMVARVPKPRLALAIAAAIQIAGGLLLWLLHSETELWLVIAVVALFGIPQGLIAVSNQAVLYRQAPVGQVGIASGLSRTFLQVGAMTASALIAIVVGAVPSDAGLHRIGIVIAIASTLVLALVLWDRSLATAADTRDVDFAD from the coding sequence GTGACGCCCGCCGAGGAAGCCGCAAGAGACAGAAGCGCGCAGGAAAGGGCCGAGCGCACCGGCTTCGGCCCGCGCTTCGCCTTCGCCGCGCTTACGGGCCCGGCCCTCAACCCGCTCAACACCACGATGATCGCGGTGGCGCTCGTCCCGATCGCGGAGGCCACGGGCGTCAGCACCGCCACGGCATTGTGGCTGGTAGCGGGCCTCTATCTGGTTTCGAGCGTCGGCCAGCCGACCTGGGGTCGCCTCGCCGATCTGTTCGGCCCGCGCCGCGTCTACCTCCTCGGCCTCGCGTTCGCGGCGCTGGGCGGATTGATCCCCGCCTTCGTTCCGACGTTCGGGGGAGTGCTCGCCGCGCGCATGCTCATCGGCCTGGGCACGTCGGCGCAGTACCCCGCCGCGATGGCACTCATCTCCGACCAGGAGGCCCGCCTCAAGCGCGAGCCCCCTCACTCGCTCCTCGCGACCCTCACGCTCGCGAGCCTCGTCTCCATCTCCGTCGGCCCGGTCCTCGGTGGGCTGCTCGTCCACTTCTTCAGCTGGCGTGCGATCTTCCTGGTCAACGTGCCCGCCGCGCTCGTCATCTCGGCCCTCGCCCTGCGCTACCTGCCGCCCGACCGCTCACGCCCGGCTGGCGTTGGTCGCCGCGACCTGCCGCTTCACGCCGCCCTGGACATCCCCGGCATCGTCCTGTTTGCAGGGACGACGGTGTCCTCCCTGGTCTTCCTCCTCGACATCGAGGAGGGCCTGTGGGGCCTGCTCCCCGTCGCGCTCGCTTTCGGGACGATGCTGGTGCTGTGGGAGCGCCGCGCCCGTCGCCCCTTCGTGGACGTGAGGATGCTCGCGAGGAACGGTGCCCTCAGCCGCACGTATCTGCGGTTCTTCCTCAGCTACATCGGGATCTTCGCGGTCATGTACAGCGTCTCCCCGTGGCTCCAGGAGGCACGTGGCTACGACGCCGACATCGTCGGCTGGATGCTGCTGCCGTCGGCGCTGCTCGCGATCGGCGCCAACCGGATGGTCGCGCGCGTGCCGAAGCCCCGGCTCGCGCTCGCCATCGCGGCCGCGATCCAGATCGCGGGCGGTCTGCTGCTGTGGCTCCTCCATAGCGAGACCGAGCTGTGGCTCGTCATCGCGGTCGTCGCGCTGTTCGGGATCCCTCAGGGCCTGATCGCAGTCTCCAACCAGGCGGTGCTGTACCGGCAGGCGCCGGTGGGTCAGGTCGGCATCGCCTCGGGCCTGTCGCGGACGTTCCTCCAGGTGGGCGCGATGACCGCGTCGGCGCTCATCGCGATCGTCGTCGGCGCGGTGCCTTCGGACGCGGGACTGCACCGCATCGGCATCGTGATCGCGATCGCCTCGACACTCGTGCTTGCCCTGGTGCTATGGGACCGCTCGCTCGCTACCGCAGCGGATACGAGGGACGTCGACTTCGCGGACTGA